Proteins from one Hyperolius riggenbachi isolate aHypRig1 chromosome 4, aHypRig1.pri, whole genome shotgun sequence genomic window:
- the SIX3 gene encoding LOW QUALITY PROTEIN: homeobox protein SIX3 (The sequence of the model RefSeq protein was modified relative to this genomic sequence to represent the inferred CDS: inserted 3 bases in 3 codons; deleted 1 base in 1 codon) — protein sequence MVFRSPLELYPSHFFLPNFSERSLLLANANASGSSNAGASARAPEELSMFQLPXLNFSPEQVASVCETLEETGDIERLGRFLWSLPVAPGACEAINKHESILRARAVVAFHTGNFRDLYHILENHKFTKDSHGKLQAMWLEAHYQEAEKLRGXPLGPVDKYRVRKKFPLPRTIWDGEQKTHCFKERTRSLLREWYLQDPYPNPSKKRELAQATGLTPTQVGNWFKNRRQRDRAAAAKNRSAQHQSIGQSGMRSLADPGCATHSXAESPSTAAASPTTSVSSLAERADTGTSILSVTSSDSECDV from the exons ATGGTGTTCCGATCTCCTCTAGAGCTCTACCCCAGCCACTTCTTCCTGCCAAACTTCAGCGAGCGCTCCCTGCTCCTGGCAAACGCCaacgccagcggcagcagcaacgCCGGCGCCAGCGCTCGGGCGCCAGAGGAGCTCTCCATGTTCCAGCTGC CCCTCAACTTCTCGCCGGAGCAAGTGGCCAGCGTGTGCGAGACGCTGGAGGAGACCGGGGACATCGAGAGGCTGGGCCGCTTCCTCTGGTCCCTGCCGGTGGCCCCGGGGGCATGCGAGGCCATCAACAAGCACGAGTCCATCCTGAGAGCCCGGGCGGTGGTGGCCTTCCACACGGGCAacttcagggacctctaccaCATCCTGGAGAACCACAAGTTCACCAAGGACTCCCACGGCAAACTGCAGGCCATGTGGCTGGAGGCCCATTACCAGGAGGCCGAGAAGCTCAGGG CGCCGCTGGGACCCGTCGACAAGTACAGGGTGAGGAAGAAGTTCCCCCTGCCCAGGACCATCTGGGACGGAGAGCAGAAAACCCACTGCTTCAAGGAGAGGACTCGCAGCCTGCTCAGGGAGTGGTACCTCCAGGACCCTTATCCCAACCCCAGCAAGAAAAGGGAATTAGCCCAGGCCACCGGCCTCACCCCCACCCAGGTGGGCAACTGGTTCAAGAacaggaggcagagggacagagcGGCGGCGGCCAAAAACAGGTCA GCTCAGCACCAGTCTATCGGACAGAGCGGCATGCGATCCCTGGCAGACCCCGGTTGTGCCACACACA TCGCAGAGTCGCCCTCCACAGCGGCTGCCAGTCCCACCACCAGTGTGTCCAGCCTGGCAGAGCGAGCTGACACGGGCACCTCCATC CTCTCTGTCACCTCCAGCGACTCCGAATGTGATGTATGA